A window from Hymenobacter volaticus encodes these proteins:
- a CDS encoding ExbD/TolR family protein: MAEIQQNSGGGGKGGKKRAKKMSTRIDMTPMVDLAFLLLTFFILTASFNKPNVMQLTMPVKEKNPEEQTVLKASDAFTIVMGEKDKLYYYEGLLDENVKPELKVSDYSADGIRKVLLARQRKNPKTVILIKPDDKSNYKNMVDILDEMNITNQTKYALVDVSKADEDLIKKSGL, encoded by the coding sequence ATGGCAGAAATACAACAGAACTCCGGCGGGGGTGGAAAAGGTGGAAAGAAGCGGGCCAAGAAAATGTCGACTCGTATCGACATGACCCCTATGGTGGACTTGGCCTTCCTGCTTTTAACCTTCTTCATCCTAACCGCCTCGTTCAATAAGCCGAACGTGATGCAGCTCACGATGCCGGTTAAAGAAAAGAACCCCGAGGAGCAGACAGTACTGAAAGCTTCAGATGCCTTCACTATCGTGATGGGCGAAAAAGACAAGTTGTACTACTATGAGGGTCTGCTGGATGAGAATGTGAAGCCAGAACTAAAGGTTTCCGATTATTCAGCTGACGGTATCCGGAAAGTGTTGTTGGCGCGGCAGCGGAAAAACCCGAAGACGGTAATTCTGATCAAGCCTGATGACAAGTCTAACTATAAGAACATGGTGGACATCTTGGACGAGATGAACATAACCAACCAGACTAAATATGCGTTGGTAGACGTGTCAAAAGCAGATGAAGATTTAATTAAAAAATCTGGGCTATGA
- a CDS encoding ExbD/TolR family protein: MPKVKPHRTNPSLDMTPMVDLAFLLVTFFMLTTKFAAEEVVVVDTPSSTSEIKLPESNIIRLLVDKDKRVFFGFESDKAKGLLLDKIAAKYGVSFNEKQKKNFGNLNSFGVPVQQLGSLLSMSTEQRKKVNQGGIPIDSLNNQMIDWVMEARKANQEAIGKPTFIAIKGDNNADVATVKKVIQILQDKNINRFNLITDLENKPVVSR; this comes from the coding sequence ATGCCTAAAGTAAAGCCCCATAGAACCAATCCTTCGCTGGACATGACTCCAATGGTGGATTTGGCCTTCCTGCTGGTGACGTTTTTCATGCTCACCACCAAGTTTGCTGCCGAGGAAGTGGTGGTAGTTGATACCCCCTCTTCTACTTCGGAAATCAAGCTGCCGGAAAGCAACATCATCCGTTTGCTCGTCGATAAAGACAAGCGTGTTTTCTTCGGTTTTGAAAGCGACAAAGCGAAAGGCTTATTGCTCGACAAAATCGCTGCTAAGTACGGTGTTTCCTTCAACGAGAAGCAGAAGAAAAACTTTGGCAACTTGAACTCTTTTGGCGTACCAGTGCAGCAGCTAGGCTCTTTGCTTAGCATGAGCACCGAGCAGCGCAAAAAAGTTAATCAGGGTGGTATTCCGATTGATTCACTCAACAACCAAATGATTGATTGGGTGATGGAAGCTCGGAAAGCCAACCAGGAAGCTATTGGCAAACCAACGTTCATTGCTATCAAAGGAGATAACAATGCCGACGTGGCGACAGTGAAAAAGGTCATCCAGATTCTGCAGGATAAGAACATTAACCGTTTCAACCTTATCACCGACCTGGAGAACAAGCCGGTGGTGTCACGCTAA
- a CDS encoding MotA/TolQ/ExbB proton channel family protein, which yields MEQKNATNKNVRPAAPAAAPGEAKGGSAFAAIVIPLAIIVSIVIYIFVLGNGGNFVGGNNANAALPGNYLGIVYKGGPIVPILMSLFLLVITFSIERFLTISKAKGSKSIESFVRTIRQKLNVNDITGAIATCDQQKGSVANVVKSGLLKYQEMARERGLDKDQKVLAIQKEIEESTALELPMLEKNLVIISTIASVSTLVGLLGTVFGMIKAFSALAQAGSPDAVALAEGISEALINTAIGIAGSALAIIAYNFFTSKIDELTYSIDEAGFSIIQTFASQHGEKETYTA from the coding sequence ATGGAACAAAAGAATGCCACAAACAAGAACGTGCGGCCTGCCGCTCCTGCCGCCGCACCAGGTGAGGCCAAAGGCGGTTCCGCGTTTGCCGCCATCGTTATTCCGCTGGCAATCATTGTTAGCATCGTCATTTACATCTTTGTATTGGGCAACGGAGGTAACTTCGTAGGTGGTAATAATGCTAACGCTGCATTGCCTGGCAACTACCTGGGCATTGTATACAAAGGCGGCCCTATCGTACCTATTCTGATGTCGCTTTTCCTGTTGGTAATTACGTTCTCAATCGAGCGTTTCTTGACCATCAGCAAAGCTAAAGGCAGCAAGAGCATCGAAAGCTTCGTGCGCACTATCCGTCAGAAACTGAACGTGAATGACATCACGGGCGCTATCGCTACTTGCGACCAGCAGAAAGGCTCTGTGGCTAACGTAGTGAAGTCGGGCTTGCTGAAGTACCAAGAAATGGCGCGTGAGCGCGGCTTAGACAAAGACCAAAAGGTATTGGCTATTCAAAAGGAAATCGAAGAGTCGACTGCTTTGGAATTGCCTATGCTGGAAAAGAACTTGGTTATCATCTCGACCATTGCCTCAGTATCAACGCTGGTAGGTCTGCTCGGTACAGTATTCGGTATGATCAAGGCCTTCTCGGCACTTGCTCAAGCTGGTAGCCCTGACGCCGTAGCACTGGCAGAAGGTATTTCGGAAGCTCTGATCAACACGGCTATCGGTATTGCTGGTTCAGCTCTGGCTATCATTGCCTACAACTTCTTCACTAGCAAAATTGACGAGCTGACCTATAGCATCGACGAAGCTGGCTTCAGCATTATTCAGACTTTCGCTTCGCAGCACGGCGAAAAGGAAACTTACACGGCCTAA
- the mazG gene encoding nucleoside triphosphate pyrophosphohydrolase, which yields MEYNSPNRRPAQLAAFGRLLDVLERLRAECPWDRKQTLQTLRHLTIEETYELSDAIIRDDLNDVKKELGDVFLHLIFYAKIASETGHFDVADVLNAQCEKLIFRHPHIYGDAQADTEDDVKRNWEQLKLKEKGNTSVLGGVPTSLPALVKAMRIQEKARGAGFDWEKSDQVWNKVQEELGEFEAEFAHTDPSSINQERATAEFGDLLFSLINFARHAGINPEEALERTNQKFIYRFQYLESEAARDGHRLQDLSLTQMDVYWEQAKKSNLISTSPANKK from the coding sequence ATGGAATATAACTCCCCCAACCGCCGTCCGGCTCAATTAGCCGCTTTTGGCCGCTTACTCGACGTTTTGGAGCGCTTGCGTGCTGAGTGCCCTTGGGACCGTAAACAAACCCTGCAGACTCTGCGCCACCTCACTATCGAGGAAACCTATGAATTGAGCGATGCCATTATTCGCGACGACCTAAATGATGTAAAGAAAGAGCTTGGTGACGTCTTTTTGCATTTAATTTTCTACGCCAAAATTGCTTCGGAAACAGGTCATTTTGATGTAGCTGATGTGCTAAATGCGCAATGTGAAAAGCTTATTTTCCGCCATCCTCACATCTACGGCGACGCTCAAGCTGATACCGAGGACGACGTGAAGCGTAATTGGGAGCAATTAAAACTGAAAGAAAAAGGCAACACGTCAGTACTTGGTGGCGTACCTACTTCACTACCCGCTCTTGTGAAGGCTATGCGCATTCAAGAAAAAGCGCGCGGTGCAGGATTTGATTGGGAAAAATCTGATCAAGTCTGGAATAAAGTGCAAGAGGAACTAGGAGAGTTTGAAGCTGAATTCGCTCATACCGATCCATCTTCAATCAATCAGGAGCGGGCAACCGCTGAATTTGGCGACTTATTATTTTCGCTTATCAACTTTGCCCGCCATGCTGGCATTAACCCTGAAGAAGCCCTCGAACGCACTAATCAAAAATTTATTTATCGATTCCAATATCTTGAGTCAGAGGCTGCCAGAGACGGTCACCGATTGCAAGACCTGAGTTTAACCCAGATGGATGTATATTGGGAACAGGCAAAAAAATCTAACTTGATTTCTACTTCACCAGCAAACAAAAAGTAG
- a CDS encoding DUF2157 domain-containing protein, which yields MSPDQFLNELQAQGLVAPEQAATIRKDEQTRPFSVHYEVRTLLYLGIVLLTGGLGILLYQHIDEIGHGVIVAIITLLTAACFGYAERYRVPFTWAEVPRKGFVPDYVLLLGCLLFLSLEGYVQYQYGIFGTRYGLAVFVPAVLFFWVAYLFDHRGVLSMAITALASWLGVSVAPLSAFTDNHFRSLSGAALGLGVVLLVVGLWSEYQNRKRHFSFTYISLGSNLALLAATASLLEVYPNSWLSPFAAAALILVMSGFLVWYARRAHSYLFVLLSAVYSYIVVTYLFIRFVDRSTSHDEGLLLSLYFLLSCFGVLVFFLNIKKILRINS from the coding sequence ATGTCGCCCGACCAGTTCCTCAATGAGTTGCAAGCTCAAGGATTAGTTGCCCCCGAACAGGCGGCCACTATTCGGAAAGACGAGCAGACGCGCCCTTTTTCAGTACACTATGAAGTGCGCACGTTGCTATACTTAGGCATTGTGCTGCTAACGGGTGGCCTCGGAATTCTGCTCTACCAACATATCGACGAAATTGGGCACGGGGTAATAGTGGCCATCATAACGCTGCTAACAGCGGCGTGTTTCGGCTATGCTGAACGCTACCGTGTCCCCTTCACTTGGGCTGAGGTGCCGCGCAAAGGTTTTGTGCCCGACTACGTGCTTCTGCTAGGCTGCCTTTTGTTTTTGAGCTTGGAGGGCTACGTGCAGTATCAGTATGGCATCTTCGGGACCCGCTACGGACTAGCGGTTTTTGTGCCGGCAGTGCTGTTCTTCTGGGTGGCTTACCTCTTCGACCACCGCGGCGTGCTTTCTATGGCCATCACGGCGCTGGCCTCTTGGTTGGGCGTATCGGTGGCGCCGCTTTCCGCCTTCACCGACAACCACTTTCGTAGTCTGAGCGGCGCAGCACTGGGCTTGGGTGTGGTGCTACTCGTCGTAGGGCTATGGTCGGAATATCAGAATCGAAAGCGGCATTTCAGCTTCACTTATATCTCGTTGGGCAGCAATCTGGCGCTGCTAGCGGCTACCGCTTCCTTGCTGGAAGTTTATCCTAATAGCTGGCTTTCCCCGTTTGCTGCCGCTGCTTTGATTTTAGTGATGAGCGGTTTTTTGGTTTGGTACGCACGGCGCGCACATTCCTACCTGTTCGTCTTGCTGAGCGCTGTGTACAGCTACATCGTCGTCACCTATTTATTTATCCGGTTTGTTGACCGAAGCACTTCGCATGACGAAGGCTTGTTGCTCTCACTATATTTCTTGCTATCCTGTTTTGGAGTGCTTGTGTTCTTCCTGAATATCAAGAAAATCTTGCGCATCAACTCATGA
- a CDS encoding PRC-barrel domain-containing protein, which produces MEPTPIPSAQGMHLRRLRDLTEFEVADGSPDIRGWSVRGGDGKKFGDVAELIVEEAALKVRYLDVELDTNLQVNEHERHILIPVGVAALDEEGDNVFVPSLTLDSVLDYPPYEEFHISREYEEAMLHALKLPLPEHSTSSFYEQPSFDEQTFYQNRRSPKLLDSFRRRDRQE; this is translated from the coding sequence GTGGAACCTACTCCTATTCCTTCTGCCCAAGGCATGCACCTGCGCCGTCTGCGCGACTTAACCGAGTTTGAAGTGGCCGACGGCAGCCCGGACATACGCGGCTGGTCGGTACGCGGTGGTGATGGCAAGAAATTCGGCGACGTGGCAGAGCTTATTGTGGAAGAAGCGGCGTTAAAAGTCCGTTACCTCGATGTGGAGCTTGATACCAACTTGCAAGTCAATGAACACGAGCGCCACATTTTGATTCCAGTAGGCGTAGCGGCGCTTGATGAGGAAGGCGACAACGTGTTCGTGCCTTCCCTCACGCTGGATTCCGTGCTCGACTATCCGCCTTACGAGGAGTTTCATATCTCCCGCGAGTACGAAGAAGCCATGCTTCACGCCCTAAAGTTGCCCCTGCCCGAACACAGCACTAGTAGCTTCTACGAACAACCCTCTTTCGATGAGCAGACCTTCTACCAGAACCGCCGTTCGCCGAAGCTGCTAGACAGTTTCCGCCGCCGAGACCGGCAGGAGTAG
- the hemH gene encoding ferrochelatase has product MPASTKGRIGVLLVNLGTPDSPQTGDVRRYLNEFLTDGRVVDMPAAIRYPLFQGLVVPLRAPKSAKIYQQLWTDRGSPLLFHGLDLQKLVQEQLGKDYLVAFGMRYQNPSIEKALNELREAAVERIIVLPLFPQYAAASTGSVQEKVMELVSKWWVVPSISFISTFANDPGFIATIVDLGKQEMAKRNYDHIVFSYHGIPERHVLKGSHNGYCKLGNCCNSYNKNNRYCYRAQCFETSRLIADGLGITPDQYTVSFQSRLQSRLRDPWLQPYTDEILKPFPSKGIKNVLAFSPAFVADCLETTIEVGEEFKELFEEAGGDHWQLVPSLNTHPTWVKAVVDMIHQN; this is encoded by the coding sequence ATGCCCGCTTCCACCAAAGGCCGCATTGGCGTCCTGCTTGTAAACCTTGGTACCCCCGACTCGCCCCAAACCGGTGATGTACGGCGTTACCTCAACGAATTTCTGACGGATGGCCGCGTAGTAGATATGCCGGCGGCTATTCGTTATCCGCTTTTTCAGGGCTTGGTAGTACCTCTGCGTGCGCCCAAATCGGCCAAAATCTATCAGCAACTCTGGACCGACCGGGGCTCTCCTCTCCTCTTCCATGGCCTCGACCTACAGAAGCTGGTACAAGAGCAACTTGGCAAGGATTACTTGGTGGCTTTCGGCATGCGTTATCAAAACCCGAGCATCGAGAAAGCCTTGAACGAGTTGCGCGAGGCAGCTGTGGAGCGCATTATCGTGTTGCCGTTGTTTCCGCAGTATGCTGCCGCTAGCACTGGCTCGGTTCAAGAGAAGGTGATGGAGCTGGTAAGCAAATGGTGGGTGGTACCTAGCATTTCCTTTATCAGCACTTTTGCCAACGACCCGGGCTTCATTGCTACCATCGTGGACTTGGGCAAGCAGGAAATGGCCAAGCGCAACTACGACCACATCGTGTTTAGCTACCACGGCATTCCGGAACGCCACGTATTGAAAGGCAGCCACAACGGCTACTGCAAGCTGGGCAACTGCTGCAACAGCTATAATAAGAATAACCGCTACTGCTACCGCGCGCAGTGCTTCGAAACCTCGCGCCTGATAGCCGATGGGCTCGGCATCACGCCGGATCAGTACACGGTATCCTTCCAAAGCCGCTTGCAAAGCCGCTTGCGCGACCCGTGGTTGCAACCGTACACCGATGAAATTCTAAAGCCTTTCCCCTCCAAAGGCATTAAGAATGTACTGGCTTTCAGCCCTGCCTTCGTAGCCGACTGCTTGGAAACCACTATCGAAGTGGGCGAAGAATTCAAAGAACTGTTTGAGGAAGCCGGTGGAGACCATTGGCAACTGGTGCCTTCCCTGAACACTCATCCTACGTGGGTGAAGGCCGTAGTAGACATGATTCACCAGAACTAG
- the era gene encoding GTPase Era, which produces MNTEPTPHRAGFVSIIGKPNVGKSTLMNALMGERLSIVTSKAQTTRHRILGILNGEDFQLVYSDTPGIIQPKYELHNAMMSFVYSSLEDADVILFVTDIYEKHDEEPVVERLRKMQDTPILLLVNKIDQADQAEVEAKVDYWQQQLPNAARVLPISALEKFGTGELLDLILGYLPVHPPYYPKDELTDKPERFFAAEMIREKIFKLYKKEVPYSCEVGIEEFKEDEDIIRMRSVIYVERASQKGIIIGQGGAALKKVGTWAREEMEKFFQKKVFLEIYVKVDENWRTDPKALSRFGYQ; this is translated from the coding sequence GTGAATACCGAACCTACTCCCCACCGCGCTGGCTTTGTGAGCATTATCGGCAAGCCCAACGTCGGCAAGTCCACGCTCATGAACGCCCTGATGGGCGAACGGCTTAGCATTGTCACGAGCAAAGCGCAAACCACGCGCCACCGCATTTTGGGCATCCTCAACGGGGAGGATTTTCAACTGGTGTATTCCGACACGCCCGGCATCATTCAGCCCAAATACGAGCTGCACAACGCTATGATGTCGTTTGTGTATTCCTCTCTGGAGGATGCCGACGTCATCCTGTTCGTGACTGATATCTACGAAAAGCACGACGAGGAGCCCGTGGTAGAGCGGCTGCGTAAGATGCAGGACACCCCGATTTTGCTGCTCGTCAACAAAATCGACCAGGCTGACCAGGCCGAAGTCGAAGCCAAAGTAGACTATTGGCAGCAACAGCTTCCCAACGCCGCGCGGGTGTTGCCCATATCGGCGCTGGAAAAGTTTGGCACCGGTGAATTGTTGGATCTGATTCTTGGTTATCTGCCAGTCCATCCTCCTTACTATCCCAAAGACGAGCTAACCGACAAACCCGAGCGGTTTTTCGCGGCCGAGATGATCCGGGAGAAAATCTTTAAGCTCTACAAAAAAGAGGTGCCCTACAGCTGTGAGGTGGGCATCGAGGAGTTCAAAGAAGACGAAGATATCATTCGGATGCGCTCCGTTATCTACGTGGAGCGGGCCAGCCAAAAAGGTATCATCATCGGGCAGGGCGGTGCTGCTTTGAAAAAAGTAGGTACTTGGGCCCGCGAGGAAATGGAGAAGTTTTTCCAGAAAAAAGTGTTCCTAGAAATCTACGTCAAGGTAGACGAAAACTGGCGCACTGACCCCAAAGCCCTAAGCCGTTTTGGTTATCAATAA
- the murQ gene encoding N-acetylmuramic acid 6-phosphate etherase: MSTESPSYFDHLETLSTQALLTGMNSLDQTVPQAVAKALPQLEALVEATVACLSKGGRLFYIGAGTSGRLGVLDASECPPTFGVPHGVVVGLIAGGDTAIRKAVENAEDDAQQAWRDLEAYNINDQDIVVGIAASGRTPYVIGGLEQARQHGLATGCIVCNAGSAVAAAAEFPVEIVTGPEFVTGSTRLKAGTAQKLALNMLTTATFIRLGRVKGNKMVDMQLTNAKLVDRGERMLMDELGIEQEAAAALLQQHGSVRAALAAKQTK, translated from the coding sequence ATGTCCACTGAAAGCCCCTCCTATTTCGACCACCTCGAAACGCTTTCCACCCAGGCACTGCTAACTGGCATGAACAGCCTGGACCAGACAGTACCGCAGGCAGTAGCCAAAGCATTACCGCAGCTGGAGGCGCTGGTAGAAGCCACGGTGGCCTGCTTAAGCAAAGGTGGACGGCTATTTTACATCGGCGCTGGTACTAGTGGGCGGCTCGGGGTTCTTGATGCCTCGGAGTGCCCACCCACATTCGGGGTGCCGCACGGCGTAGTGGTTGGTCTCATTGCGGGCGGCGACACCGCCATCCGGAAGGCCGTAGAAAATGCGGAAGACGATGCGCAACAGGCTTGGCGCGACTTGGAAGCTTACAACATCAACGACCAAGACATCGTGGTAGGTATTGCGGCTTCGGGTCGTACGCCTTATGTCATTGGCGGGCTTGAGCAAGCACGTCAGCACGGGTTGGCTACGGGCTGCATTGTATGCAATGCGGGTTCGGCAGTGGCAGCGGCGGCTGAGTTTCCGGTGGAAATCGTGACCGGGCCGGAGTTTGTGACGGGCAGCACCCGGTTGAAGGCCGGAACGGCGCAGAAGTTGGCGCTCAACATGCTCACTACCGCGACTTTTATCCGACTAGGGCGCGTGAAGGGCAACAAGATGGTGGACATGCAGCTCACCAATGCCAAGCTAGTAGACCGAGGCGAGCGGATGCTCATGGACGAGTTAGGCATCGAGCAAGAGGCGGCAGCGGCCTTGCTGCAACAACATGGTTCGGTGCGGGCAGCGCTGGCCGCCAAGCAAACGAAGTAG
- a CDS encoding cytochrome b5 domain-containing protein: MPTYTKSQLALRNGQDRDEIWVAYQGLIYDVSRSRLWQRGNHYEHWAGQDLTRELDEDAPHNSNVFDKFSVIGRLG; the protein is encoded by the coding sequence CTGCCTACCTACACAAAATCCCAGCTGGCGCTGCGCAACGGGCAGGACCGAGACGAAATTTGGGTAGCGTATCAAGGATTGATTTACGATGTCAGTCGTTCTCGGCTCTGGCAGCGCGGCAACCACTACGAGCACTGGGCCGGCCAAGACCTCACCCGTGAGTTGGATGAGGATGCCCCGCATAATTCTAATGTGTTCGACAAATTCTCTGTAATTGGGCGGTTGGGCTAG
- a CDS encoding formimidoylglutamase: MFPDWRTADIALIGLDEWRGSAAGTPATQGADEVRQRFYQLQRGTGIIRLADLGNLRPGLTLDDTYQRLREIIAALLEHGTVPILLGGSHDLDYGQFLAYETLDRTVSFATIDARVDMAQEAGSRAEDSHLRRMLMHEPNFLFSFAQLGHQQYLVAPDVLAALEKMHFERLRLGQIRDDIRQAEPLLRHADFVSFDIAAIRWNDAPGYYPANPFGLTNEEAAKLAWYAGTNDQLTSFGLYGYRPDHDVHGLAAATLSTMLWYFVEGFYHRCPEPDFQSKRFIRYAVGLPDTPETPGKLVFYKSKFTEKWWLEVESLANSNVKRIIPCSYEDYIHAAQGDMPNRWFLTQALLG; this comes from the coding sequence GTGTTTCCAGACTGGCGAACGGCCGATATAGCGCTTATTGGCCTCGATGAATGGCGGGGCAGCGCTGCTGGTACGCCTGCTACGCAAGGAGCCGACGAAGTCCGGCAGCGCTTCTACCAATTACAAAGAGGCACCGGCATTATCCGACTGGCCGACTTAGGTAATTTGCGGCCTGGCCTCACGCTCGATGATACGTACCAGCGCCTGCGCGAAATTATTGCGGCTCTTCTCGAACATGGCACCGTACCTATTCTATTGGGAGGCTCGCACGACCTTGACTACGGGCAGTTCTTGGCTTACGAAACCCTGGACCGTACCGTAAGCTTTGCCACTATCGACGCCCGCGTGGATATGGCGCAGGAAGCTGGCTCGCGCGCCGAGGACAGCCATTTGCGGCGCATGCTCATGCACGAGCCCAACTTCTTATTCAGCTTTGCACAGCTAGGGCACCAGCAATACTTGGTAGCGCCCGACGTGCTAGCCGCGCTAGAGAAAATGCACTTCGAGCGGCTCCGGCTAGGTCAGATCCGTGACGATATCCGGCAAGCGGAGCCGCTGTTGCGCCACGCCGATTTTGTGAGCTTTGATATAGCGGCTATTCGCTGGAATGACGCCCCCGGCTATTACCCGGCCAACCCTTTTGGGCTGACCAATGAGGAAGCAGCCAAGCTGGCATGGTATGCTGGCACCAACGACCAACTTACCTCATTCGGCCTCTACGGTTACCGCCCCGACCACGATGTACATGGCTTAGCGGCTGCTACTCTGTCTACCATGCTTTGGTACTTTGTAGAAGGCTTTTACCACCGCTGCCCCGAGCCTGATTTTCAGAGCAAACGCTTCATCCGCTATGCGGTGGGCTTGCCTGACACGCCTGAAACCCCTGGTAAGCTGGTTTTCTACAAGTCGAAATTCACTGAGAAGTGGTGGCTGGAAGTGGAAAGTTTGGCCAATAGCAATGTGAAGCGCATCATCCCGTGCAGCTACGAAGACTACATTCACGCTGCGCAGGGCGACATGCCTAACCGCTGGTTCCTAACTCAGGCTTTGCTTGGCTAA
- a CDS encoding AMP-dependent synthetase/ligase has protein sequence MDIRRTFDILPHLQQKYNKPDCFASKINGQWTPISTDEVATQVNLVSLGLLQLGIGKNDKVAIIAMNRPEWILADFAISQLGATSVPMYPSITVEDYKYIFTDAGVKAIFVSDQKLLDKVREATQGLNIPAENVFSFDKLPNARHFSELLELGKKGNPADLEPIKAAVEPDDLLTLIYTSGTTGQPKGVMLTHNNILSNCRNVKRFVPVTSADKALSFLPLCHIFERMVTHLYLIYGVSIYYAESMEVIADNLREVKPQIFTTVPRLLEKVYDKIVAKGHQLDGVKKNLFFWALDLGLKYDTQKDQGFFYNTQLALANKLIFNKWREALGGNLRCIVSGGGALQPRLARVFWAAGIRVMEGYGLTETSPVIAVGGYEPENNMIGTVGPIIDNTEVKIAQDGEILTKSESVMKGYYNKPELTTKEFDEEGWFHTGDIGELVNGRFLKITDRKKEMFKTSGGKYIAPQVIESKLKESPLVEQCMVVGDGQKFPSALVIPSFDDLKAWCKRNSVDCNCANEELVKNEKVVKMYEDLVHKYNNGFAQWEQVKKIVLLPKLWSVETGEMTPTLKVKRKIISNNNKELIESLYQHASEKHQAEKH, from the coding sequence ATGGATATTCGTCGCACCTTCGATATTCTCCCTCATCTTCAGCAGAAGTACAACAAGCCGGATTGCTTTGCTTCTAAAATCAACGGCCAATGGACTCCGATTAGTACCGATGAGGTTGCCACCCAAGTAAACCTAGTGAGCCTAGGCTTGCTGCAACTCGGAATCGGCAAAAACGACAAAGTGGCCATCATTGCCATGAATCGGCCCGAGTGGATCCTTGCTGATTTCGCTATTTCGCAGCTTGGAGCTACCAGCGTGCCGATGTACCCGAGTATCACGGTGGAGGATTACAAATACATCTTCACTGACGCGGGGGTAAAGGCAATTTTCGTATCCGACCAAAAGCTGCTCGACAAAGTGCGCGAAGCAACGCAAGGCCTAAACATTCCGGCTGAAAACGTTTTTAGTTTCGACAAACTGCCCAACGCCCGGCACTTTTCCGAGCTGCTAGAGTTGGGCAAAAAAGGCAACCCTGCCGATTTAGAGCCTATCAAAGCAGCCGTAGAACCCGACGATTTGCTGACGCTCATTTACACGAGCGGCACGACGGGGCAGCCAAAAGGGGTGATGTTAACCCACAATAACATCCTTAGCAACTGCCGCAATGTGAAGCGTTTCGTGCCCGTCACGTCCGCCGACAAAGCGCTGAGCTTTCTGCCGCTCTGCCACATCTTCGAGCGGATGGTTACGCACCTCTACCTTATCTATGGGGTAAGCATCTACTATGCCGAGAGCATGGAGGTAATTGCCGACAACCTGCGGGAAGTGAAACCGCAGATTTTCACTACGGTGCCCCGCCTGCTAGAGAAGGTGTATGATAAGATAGTAGCCAAAGGCCATCAACTGGACGGCGTAAAGAAAAACCTATTCTTCTGGGCCTTGGATTTGGGGCTGAAGTACGACACGCAGAAAGACCAGGGTTTCTTCTATAACACGCAGCTAGCACTGGCCAACAAGCTAATCTTCAACAAATGGCGTGAAGCGCTAGGTGGTAACCTGCGGTGCATTGTGAGTGGTGGTGGCGCCTTGCAGCCACGTTTGGCGCGGGTGTTCTGGGCTGCTGGCATTCGCGTGATGGAAGGCTATGGCCTCACCGAAACATCGCCTGTGATTGCCGTTGGTGGGTATGAGCCTGAAAACAACATGATTGGTACCGTCGGCCCCATCATCGACAACACCGAGGTGAAAATTGCCCAAGACGGCGAGATTCTAACTAAGTCGGAGTCGGTGATGAAGGGCTACTACAACAAGCCAGAACTAACGACCAAGGAATTCGACGAGGAAGGCTGGTTCCACACCGGCGACATTGGCGAGCTAGTGAACGGTCGGTTCCTGAAGATTACCGACCGTAAGAAAGAGATGTTCAAAACCTCCGGCGGTAAGTACATCGCGCCGCAAGTAATTGAAAGCAAACTAAAAGAGTCGCCATTGGTGGAGCAGTGCATGGTAGTCGGCGACGGTCAGAAGTTTCCATCGGCACTCGTTATTCCTTCCTTCGATGACCTCAAGGCGTGGTGCAAACGCAACAGCGTGGACTGTAACTGCGCGAACGAAGAGCTAGTCAAAAACGAGAAAGTGGTGAAGATGTACGAAGACCTCGTGCACAAATACAATAACGGATTTGCACAGTGGGAGCAAGTCAAAAAGATTGTGTTGCTGCCCAAACTTTGGTCGGTGGAAACCGGCGAAATGACTCCCACATTGAAAGTTAAGCGCAAGATCATTTCCAATAACAACAAGGAGCTGATCGAGAGCCTGTATCAGCACGCCAGCGAAAAGCATCAGGCAGAAAAGCATTAA